A stretch of uncultured Flavobacterium sp. DNA encodes these proteins:
- a CDS encoding O-antigen ligase family protein, with protein MKNNKNPYLSLLILHAIIAVVVFVIPFLSKLYALLIPIIGFFIVYRSNNKNNEALLVAAYLVGVEVFLRMTGGNFNNEYVKVTVIFFMLLGMIYSNLSISGFIYFFFLLLLVPGIFLAIVVANLDTDIRKAIFFNLSGPICLAISSMYMFKRRILFSDLQNIIKALGFPIITTTVYLFLYNPSVKDVVTGTQSNFETSGGFGPNQVSSILGLGMFIFFTQLILFSKSQKRLILNSVLLIFVSYRAIVTFSRGGVITGIIMIGCLLFLLYYFSNVKGKTKIGLIFILLGVTATVIWTYTSLQTNGLIEKRYANQDAKGKAKKDRLGGREAVLDADFKLFFDNPITGIGVGVGKELRKESLGQEVASHNEISRMLSEHGLLGIFGLLILFITPFVVYINNKQHLYFLSFYLFWLLTINHAAMRIAAPAFVYALTLLSVQVKIPEKSENSGD; from the coding sequence ATGAAAAATAATAAAAATCCATATCTCTCTCTCCTTATATTGCATGCAATAATTGCAGTGGTAGTTTTTGTAATACCTTTTTTGTCAAAACTTTATGCATTATTAATTCCAATTATTGGATTTTTTATAGTTTATCGAAGTAATAACAAAAACAATGAGGCACTTTTAGTAGCAGCTTATTTAGTTGGAGTAGAAGTTTTTTTACGAATGACAGGAGGCAATTTTAATAACGAATATGTAAAAGTAACTGTCATCTTTTTCATGTTGTTAGGGATGATATATAGTAATCTTTCAATAAGTGGATTTATTTATTTTTTCTTTTTACTATTATTAGTTCCAGGTATTTTTCTTGCAATTGTAGTCGCTAATTTAGATACTGATATTCGTAAAGCGATATTTTTTAATTTATCAGGTCCAATTTGTTTAGCAATTAGTTCTATGTATATGTTTAAAAGGAGAATTTTGTTTTCGGACCTGCAAAACATAATTAAAGCATTGGGGTTTCCTATTATTACAACTACCGTTTATCTGTTTTTGTATAATCCAAGCGTAAAAGATGTTGTAACGGGGACTCAGTCTAATTTTGAGACTTCTGGAGGGTTTGGTCCAAACCAGGTTTCTTCAATTTTAGGTTTGGGGATGTTTATTTTTTTTACACAATTAATATTATTTTCAAAATCACAAAAGAGATTGATTTTAAACTCAGTCTTGTTAATTTTTGTAAGTTATAGAGCAATAGTGACTTTTTCCAGAGGTGGGGTAATAACAGGAATTATAATGATTGGTTGTTTATTATTTTTGTTGTATTATTTCTCAAACGTTAAGGGTAAAACTAAAATAGGTTTAATTTTTATTTTACTTGGTGTAACGGCTACAGTAATTTGGACATATACATCCTTACAAACTAATGGGCTTATTGAAAAACGTTACGCCAACCAAGATGCAAAAGGAAAAGCGAAAAAAGATCGTTTGGGGGGTAGAGAAGCAGTTTTAGACGCAGATTTTAAACTATTTTTTGATAACCCTATTACGGGAATAGGAGTTGGCGTAGGAAAAGAGCTTCGGAAAGAATCATTAGGTCAAGAGGTTGCTTCGCATAATGAAATATCTCGGATGTTGAGTGAGCATGGTTTGCTGGGAATATTTGGACTTTTAATACTTTTTATTACTCCATTTGTAGTTTATATAAACAACAAACAACATCTGTATTTCTTATCATTTTATCTTTTTTGGTTATTAACTATTAATCATGCTGCTATGCGAATTGCTGCCCCTGCTTTTGTATATGCTCTAACACTTCTATCTGTTCAGGTAAAAATTCCTGAGAAATCCGAAAATTCGGGCGATTAA